In the Streptomyces sp. NBC_00193 genome, GTCGGCGGCGTACGGGACGCCCCCGGTCTCGGCGGCGACCGCCCGGGCCCGCTCCTCGTCCACGTCCACGCACAGCACGCGGGCTCCGCCCGCGGCCAGCGCGTGCGCGGTCTGGCGGCCGATGCCGTTGCCCGCGCCGAGCAGGACCAGGGCCCGGCCGTCGAGCCGGTGCAGGGCGGCGTAGTCGGGGACGGACGAGGTGTCGGGGGCGGACGGGACATCGGGGGAGGCGTCGGCGGTGGTGTCGGGGCCGTCGCTCACGCGGAGGCCTTCCGGGGCGTGTACCGGGCCAGTTCCGGGATGACTTCCTTGCCCAGGATCTCCAGGGTCCGCAGGATCTCCCGGTGTTCCAGGTAGCCCCACTGGACGTAGCAGATGAGCTGGTCGACGCCGAGGTCCGCGTACCGCTTGGCCTTGGCGACGATCGTCTCCGCGTCCCCGATGAGGATCATGTCCCCGTCGCTGAACTCCCGTACGGGTACGTTCCCTTCGAGGATCGGCGTGAGCAGCGGGAAGGTCCGCTCCCGCTCCTCGGGGCTCAGGTGCGGCAGCTCCCACTCCAGGGTGAACTGCGCCAGGTTGGAGTACCACCAGGCGACCGACTCCCAGACCCGGGGACCCGGCTCGGTGCGCGGCGGGGTGGCGTGGACCAGGGTGTAGGCGGCGACCCGGTCCGTGGTGACGTCGGTGAGGGGGCCCGGGGCGGCGGCCGCGGCCCGGTAGGCGGCCACCTGGGCGGCCATCGCCTCCAGCGGCTGCATGATCGAGAAGGACAGCAGCCCGAGGCCGTGCGCGCCCGCGACCTCCGCGGAGCCGGGGGAGGTGGCCGCCATCCAGGCGGGCGGGTGCGGATCCTGCACCGGCTTGGGGGTGACCATGCGGCGCGGGAAGGCGAAACGCTCCGACTCGTACGCGAAGTACTCCTCGCGCCACATTCCGGTCACGATCTCGATGGCCTCGCGCCAGTCGTCGCGGGACTTCTCCCGGTCCACCCCGAAGGCCGCCTGCTCCATGGGCGTGGAGCGGCCGGTGCCCCACTCCACCCGGCCGCCGGAGAGCACGTCGACGGTGGCGACCTTCTCCGCGATGCGCTGCGGCGGCGTGAAGGCGAAGGGGGTCAGGGTCACGCCGAAGCCCAGCCGGATCCGCTCGGTGAGCCCGGCCAGGTGTCCGAGGAGCACCTCGGGGGCCGGGCAGTGCGAGCGGCCCTCGCGGAAGTGGTGCTCGACCGCCCAGACGGTACGGAAGCCCATCCGGTCGGCGAGCCGGATCTGTTCCACCGCCTCCCGGTAAGCGCGCTGCTCAGCGGCCCGCTGGCCGTGCGGGTGGGCTCCCCGCCAGGGCCGCGGCACGTCGATCTCGTAGAGCACGTCCAGGTCCATGGCGGCACGCTGCGGCAGATCTGACGAAGTGTCAAGAATGCGGGGTCGGGATGGCCCGCGCACTGATCGATCATCCCCGCGCAACAAAGGACCATCCATGACAGATCCGCGCAACGATCAGTCGCCTATGTGCAAGGATGGTGCATTACGGGCGGTATCACTCAGCTCGTAGGCTCACTCGCTGTACGTGGAGTGGCGTGGACCGCCTGCTCGGCGGTCCCCCATGCCCAGGCCTTCCCGGCCTGCTCCTGCTCCGGACCGCTGCGGTCGATGCCTCACACCCCACCCGCAGTGACAAAGGAGTCCCCTCGTGCTCGACCACGGCCAGGCGCCACCGCTCGCTCCCGCCCCCGAGGCGCCGCGCAAGCCCGCCCACC is a window encoding:
- a CDS encoding LLM class flavin-dependent oxidoreductase, with product MDLDVLYEIDVPRPWRGAHPHGQRAAEQRAYREAVEQIRLADRMGFRTVWAVEHHFREGRSHCPAPEVLLGHLAGLTERIRLGFGVTLTPFAFTPPQRIAEKVATVDVLSGGRVEWGTGRSTPMEQAAFGVDREKSRDDWREAIEIVTGMWREEYFAYESERFAFPRRMVTPKPVQDPHPPAWMAATSPGSAEVAGAHGLGLLSFSIMQPLEAMAAQVAAYRAAAAAPGPLTDVTTDRVAAYTLVHATPPRTEPGPRVWESVAWWYSNLAQFTLEWELPHLSPEERERTFPLLTPILEGNVPVREFSDGDMILIGDAETIVAKAKRYADLGVDQLICYVQWGYLEHREILRTLEILGKEVIPELARYTPRKASA